One Malus domestica chromosome 11, GDT2T_hap1 genomic region harbors:
- the LOC103413193 gene encoding protein translation factor SUI1 homolog produces MVELDVQIPTAFDPFSEAKDADAPGAKEYVHIRVQQRNGKKCLTTVQGLKKDFSYGKILKDLKKEFCCNGNVVQDKELGKIIQLQGDQRKNVLQFLVQAKIVKKDQIKIHGF; encoded by the coding sequence ATGGTTGAATTAGACGTTCAGATCCCAACAGCTTTTGACCCCTTCTCCGAAGCCAAAGACGCGGATGCCCCCGGAGCCAAGGAGTATGTGCATATCAGGGTGCAGCAGAGAAATGGAAAGAAGTGCCTGACGACAGTTCAAGGGCTGAAGAAAGACTTCAGCTACGGCAAGATCCTCAAGGACCTCAAAAAGGAGTTCTGCTGCAACGGCAATGTGGTTCAGGACAAAGAGCTAGGCAAGATAATTCAGCTCCAAGGCGATCAACGCAAGAACGTGCTGCAGTTTCTCGTTCAGGCCAAGATTGTTAAGAAGGATCAGATCAAGATTCATGGTTTCTGA